One stretch of Armatimonadota bacterium DNA includes these proteins:
- a CDS encoding glycosyltransferase family 2 protein: protein MPDFDLSITICSWNTLEDLRVCLASLVVAREDAEFEVIVIDNASNDGSPDMVEKEFPQFRLLRQSKNLGFTGGHNVGIKARRGRDVALLNSDTIVRYGAIRRMMQYMRDTPNAGIVGAKLLNPDGSLQLSCRSFPNPVAAAFRGTILGRLFPNNRFTREYLMTDWHHDDPRKVDWVSGAALFVRGEVIDKLGGLDPKFFMYCEDVDICKRCAELGFDVMYLPDAIITHAIGRSTDKVANKMIVRFHRSMLRYYAKHTLPESFVLFRPLLYIAAALALSARATLFLLRNFFDAIRRKLGMA from the coding sequence ATGCCGGATTTCGACCTTAGCATCACGATCTGCAGCTGGAACACGCTAGAGGACCTTCGCGTGTGCCTTGCAAGCCTCGTCGTCGCGCGGGAGGACGCGGAGTTTGAGGTGATCGTGATCGACAACGCAAGCAACGATGGATCGCCTGACATGGTCGAAAAGGAGTTCCCGCAGTTCCGTTTGCTGCGCCAGTCTAAGAACCTCGGATTCACCGGCGGGCATAACGTCGGGATCAAGGCGCGTCGCGGACGCGACGTCGCGCTGCTAAACTCCGACACGATCGTGCGTTACGGTGCGATCCGCCGCATGATGCAGTACATGCGCGACACTCCGAACGCGGGAATCGTCGGCGCAAAACTGCTGAATCCCGATGGCAGCCTACAGCTCAGCTGTCGCAGCTTCCCAAACCCGGTTGCCGCAGCTTTTCGCGGGACGATTCTCGGCAGGCTGTTCCCGAACAACAGGTTTACGCGCGAGTACTTGATGACGGACTGGCACCACGACGACCCGCGCAAGGTGGACTGGGTGAGCGGTGCGGCGCTGTTCGTCCGTGGCGAAGTTATCGACAAGCTCGGCGGCCTCGATCCGAAGTTCTTCATGTACTGCGAAGACGTCGATATTTGCAAACGGTGCGCAGAGCTCGGCTTCGACGTTATGTACTTGCCGGACGCGATCATCACGCACGCGATCGGGCGCAGCACCGACAAGGTCGCCAACAAAATGATCGTGCGATTTCACCGCTCGATGTTGCGGTATTACGCGAAGCACACTCTGCCAGAATCGTTCGTTCTCTTCCGACCGCTCTTGTACATCGCTGCCGCCCTGGCGTTGTCCGCTCGTGCCACACTGTTCCTTCTGAGGAACTTCTTTGACGCGATCCGTCGCAAGCTGGGCATGGCATGA
- a CDS encoding glycosyltransferase family 2 protein: protein MLSVLIVNWNTKDKLRSCLASIRRFPPDEPFEIIVVDNASTDGSAEMVRSEFPSVSLIASSANEGYAKGNNRAFGVAKGDWLLTLNADTEFEDDSLQKAIRELAFKTKFGALAIRLVLPNGKTQRSVRGYPTVTNLFGEVTGLAKAFPKSRLASYSLPGFDYSEPGPAPQPMGTFLLFRRAALEAVGDPSAPFDERFPIFFNEVDLLKRLMAVGWPCWYSAAAHAVHHHGASTSQARKSMIWESHKSLVRYLGKHARGLAWLALPFVAIASYAVAFVRAKGYHAGFRP, encoded by the coding sequence ATGCTGAGCGTGCTGATCGTGAATTGGAACACCAAGGACAAGCTGCGGTCGTGCCTGGCCTCCATCCGAAGATTTCCCCCTGACGAGCCGTTCGAGATCATCGTTGTGGACAACGCCTCCACTGATGGCTCGGCCGAGATGGTGAGGTCCGAGTTTCCTTCCGTCAGCCTCATCGCTTCCAGCGCAAACGAGGGGTACGCAAAGGGCAACAACCGGGCGTTCGGCGTGGCCAAGGGAGACTGGCTGCTCACGCTCAACGCGGACACCGAGTTTGAAGACGACAGCCTGCAGAAGGCGATCCGCGAGCTGGCGTTCAAGACGAAGTTCGGGGCGCTCGCCATCCGCTTGGTGCTGCCAAACGGCAAGACACAGCGGTCCGTGCGCGGATACCCGACGGTCACGAATCTCTTCGGCGAAGTCACGGGGCTGGCGAAGGCGTTTCCGAAATCCCGGCTGGCGTCGTATTCGCTCCCAGGCTTCGATTACAGCGAGCCCGGGCCGGCGCCGCAACCGATGGGGACGTTCCTGCTGTTTCGGCGAGCCGCCTTGGAGGCTGTCGGCGATCCGTCCGCGCCGTTCGACGAGCGGTTCCCGATCTTCTTCAACGAGGTAGACCTTCTCAAGCGACTGATGGCGGTCGGCTGGCCGTGCTGGTACTCTGCCGCGGCGCACGCCGTACACCATCACGGGGCGAGCACAAGCCAGGCGCGCAAAAGCATGATCTGGGAATCTCACAAGAGTCTAGTTCGTTACTTGGGAAAGCACGCGCGTGGCCTAGCCTGGCTCGCGCTGCCGTTCGTCGCCATCGCCTCCTACGCGGTAGCTTTCGTTCGCGCCAAGGGCTACCATGCCGGATTTCGACCTTAG
- a CDS encoding C40 family peptidase, which translates to MAFTLVAAPLWSNDSSPSGYTHCAVDYGPLWASILPTPTPEPKRHKVVEGENDNTISKKFGISVKDLHAANPGQDWRKLQIGQVLTIPEKGLAKAAPASPAYHKVLRGEHDGKIAKKYSITEAALHAANPGVVWTKLQIGQKIKLPSGVDPITSANRISTARVRIKVGAARVRSEPTTASRTRATVKGGTTAEVLDRQGAWYKLRFRHGTVGWVRGDLLAESSSPAPTSKTVPTPTKPILPVDGDLASAVINSAVGMLGVRYRWGGTSRGAVDCSGFTTVVFARNGMRLPRTSIAQSRHGEIVPKDDLQAGDLLFFITGRATRINHVGIYMGGGKFIHSSSYKGRVVITEMSQYRSKFAGARRVPGLQAAVAELVAEEPVVEVSKVVLGADKTGKE; encoded by the coding sequence ATGGCCTTCACGCTAGTGGCGGCGCCGCTCTGGAGCAACGACTCCTCCCCGAGCGGATACACCCACTGTGCCGTCGACTACGGGCCGCTTTGGGCATCGATTCTTCCGACTCCAACCCCCGAGCCGAAGCGGCACAAAGTCGTCGAGGGCGAGAACGACAACACGATTTCAAAGAAGTTCGGAATCAGCGTAAAAGACTTGCACGCCGCCAACCCCGGACAGGACTGGCGCAAACTGCAGATCGGCCAGGTTCTCACGATTCCCGAGAAGGGCCTTGCTAAAGCCGCACCCGCCTCCCCGGCGTACCACAAGGTGCTGCGAGGTGAGCACGACGGCAAAATCGCCAAGAAGTACAGCATCACCGAGGCGGCTCTGCACGCGGCGAATCCAGGCGTCGTCTGGACGAAGCTTCAGATCGGACAGAAGATCAAACTGCCTTCGGGCGTCGATCCGATCACGAGCGCCAACAGGATCTCGACCGCTCGCGTTCGCATCAAAGTTGGGGCCGCGCGCGTCAGGTCTGAGCCGACGACCGCCAGCCGGACGCGGGCGACCGTCAAAGGAGGCACGACAGCGGAAGTTCTCGACCGCCAGGGCGCGTGGTACAAGCTGCGCTTCCGGCACGGCACCGTTGGCTGGGTCCGCGGCGACCTGCTTGCCGAGTCTTCATCGCCTGCGCCGACATCGAAGACTGTCCCGACCCCGACCAAGCCGATTCTGCCGGTGGACGGAGACTTGGCGAGCGCAGTCATCAATTCAGCCGTCGGTATGCTCGGAGTGCGGTACCGGTGGGGCGGGACGAGCCGTGGGGCCGTCGACTGCTCCGGATTCACGACAGTCGTGTTTGCGCGGAACGGCATGAGGCTGCCCCGCACGTCCATCGCGCAGTCCAGGCACGGCGAGATCGTCCCGAAAGACGATCTTCAAGCCGGAGACCTGCTGTTCTTCATCACGGGCCGCGCGACGCGGATCAACCACGTTGGGATCTACATGGGCGGCGGCAAGTTCATTCACTCCAGCAGCTATAAAGGGCGCGTTGTCATCACGGAGATGAGCCAGTACCGCAGCAAGTTCGCCGGTGCTCGCCGCGTTCCGGGATTGCAGGCGGCCGTTGCGGAGCTTGTTGCAGAAGAGCCGGTCGTCGAGGTCTCGAAGGTCGTGCTCGGCGCGGACAAGACGGGCAAGGAATAG
- a CDS encoding Nif3-like dinuclear metal center hexameric protein, which translates to MTRVRHVLQALEAIAPKRLAYSFDKIGLQVGDPDSPVEKVVVALDPSLAAAQFTAESQAQMLICHHPVIWDPLKSLRFDNHQGRVIQALVEARVAFAAAHTNWDCAPGGISDVLAELLGLVDVEEFGSSNPRELFKIVVTTPTGTEDALIDAMASAGAGEIGRYDRCSWKVEGVGSFRALEGANPTLGMIGEPETVDEVRVEMVVSAEKLAAVRKALVRAHSYEEPAIDVYPQHSEGGQMIGRVGSLPSALDANGLREMLDRCLNTRSLVCAPPGKSIERIAVVGGAAADEWKNARSAGADALVTGEVPHHTMVEASEGGLAIAAAGHYATENPGTKRLCERLAADLSDVELLWFEPDPGTSGRPSV; encoded by the coding sequence ATGACCCGCGTCCGACACGTCCTGCAGGCTCTTGAAGCGATCGCGCCTAAGCGGCTAGCGTATTCGTTCGACAAGATCGGTTTGCAAGTCGGCGATCCGGACAGTCCGGTCGAGAAGGTCGTGGTCGCGCTCGATCCGTCGTTAGCCGCTGCTCAGTTTACGGCAGAGTCCCAGGCGCAGATGCTGATCTGCCACCACCCCGTGATCTGGGACCCCTTGAAGAGCCTGCGGTTCGACAACCACCAAGGGCGGGTGATCCAGGCGCTCGTCGAAGCGCGAGTTGCGTTCGCCGCCGCGCACACCAACTGGGACTGCGCTCCGGGCGGGATCAGCGACGTCCTGGCAGAGCTGCTCGGTCTGGTAGATGTTGAAGAGTTCGGCTCGTCGAATCCTCGCGAGCTGTTCAAGATCGTTGTGACGACGCCGACCGGCACCGAGGACGCTCTGATCGACGCTATGGCCAGCGCGGGGGCGGGTGAGATCGGCCGGTACGACCGGTGCAGTTGGAAGGTCGAGGGCGTCGGCTCGTTCAGGGCTTTGGAAGGCGCGAACCCGACGCTCGGCATGATCGGTGAGCCGGAGACCGTCGACGAGGTCCGTGTCGAGATGGTCGTGTCGGCGGAGAAGCTGGCGGCTGTTCGCAAAGCGCTCGTGCGCGCCCACAGCTACGAGGAGCCCGCTATCGACGTATATCCGCAGCACTCAGAAGGCGGTCAGATGATCGGCCGCGTCGGTTCGCTGCCTTCGGCTCTTGACGCCAACGGCCTTCGCGAGATGTTGGATCGGTGTTTGAATACGCGCTCTCTCGTTTGTGCTCCTCCCGGAAAGTCCATTGAACGAATTGCGGTGGTCGGTGGAGCGGCAGCCGACGAGTGGAAGAACGCCCGCTCCGCCGGCGCCGATGCGCTAGTCACTGGCGAAGTCCCGCACCACACGATGGTCGAGGCGTCCGAAGGCGGCCTAGCGATCGCCGCCGCCGGCCACTACGCAACCGAAAACCCCGGCACCAAACGCCTCTGCGAACGGCTGGCTGCGGACTTGTCCGATGTCGAGCTACTCTGGTTCGAGCCAGACCCCGGCACGTCTGGTCGACCATCTGTTTGA
- a CDS encoding DUF1385 domain-containing protein, with translation MSEEPQKTYGGMAVVEGVMMRSPNHYSVACRAPNGNIYVKTEHIEKTWIGRQKWLNKPFLRGTLALLDTMGLGMRAMKIASEVQLDPRFQPDEAEDEGESTEPEGKKESRFKRFYDRNQAAVDKAILALTLVLSLVIGFALFNAFPNFFGQYLLAFFHDIGLEKDANERGTLTNVVVEIVKLSMFLGYMLLIRRMPAIMDVFRFHGAEHQAINAMEDGEELTSENCLKKTRLHPRCGTNFAILVFMIGMLILIPIPRPLFLEGDPKQWMIVFERLAIEISLLPLIAGISYEVIRLAGKFKNERWVNILLWPGLKTQLITTAEPSANHAEVAITSLEATVLAEETGELTNSDDYTPQFLREEEPAAPKEHVDAGTGQADLAHEL, from the coding sequence ATGTCCGAAGAGCCACAGAAAACTTACGGCGGAATGGCCGTCGTCGAAGGGGTGATGATGCGCTCCCCAAACCACTACTCGGTAGCCTGCCGGGCGCCGAACGGCAACATCTACGTCAAGACCGAGCACATCGAAAAGACCTGGATCGGCAGGCAGAAGTGGCTGAACAAACCGTTCCTGCGCGGGACTCTGGCGCTGCTGGACACGATGGGCCTCGGAATGCGCGCGATGAAAATAGCGTCGGAGGTGCAGCTGGATCCGAGGTTTCAACCCGACGAAGCCGAGGACGAAGGCGAATCGACCGAGCCTGAAGGAAAGAAGGAGAGCAGGTTCAAGAGGTTTTACGATCGAAACCAGGCTGCCGTCGATAAGGCGATTCTCGCCCTGACCCTCGTCCTATCGCTGGTCATCGGCTTCGCGCTCTTCAACGCATTTCCAAACTTCTTCGGACAGTACCTCCTGGCCTTCTTCCACGATATCGGACTCGAAAAGGATGCGAACGAGCGCGGAACGTTGACGAACGTCGTCGTTGAGATCGTCAAGCTGTCGATGTTCCTCGGCTATATGCTGTTGATCAGACGGATGCCGGCGATCATGGACGTTTTCCGCTTCCACGGCGCGGAGCACCAGGCGATCAACGCGATGGAAGACGGGGAAGAACTGACATCGGAGAACTGCCTGAAGAAGACGCGGCTCCACCCGAGGTGCGGTACCAACTTTGCGATTCTGGTGTTCATGATCGGAATGTTGATTCTAATACCGATCCCGCGACCTCTATTCCTTGAGGGCGACCCCAAACAGTGGATGATCGTCTTTGAGAGGCTGGCGATCGAAATATCGCTGCTGCCCCTGATCGCCGGGATCAGCTACGAGGTGATCCGGTTGGCAGGGAAGTTCAAGAACGAGAGGTGGGTGAACATCCTGCTCTGGCCAGGGCTGAAAACTCAGTTGATCACGACGGCCGAGCCGTCCGCGAATCACGCAGAAGTGGCGATCACGTCGCTTGAGGCTACGGTGCTTGCAGAGGAGACCGGAGAGCTGACGAACTCGGACGACTATACGCCGCAGTTCTTACGCGAGGAAGAACCAGCCGCACCAAAGGAGCACGTAGACGCCGGAACCGGCCAGGCAGACCTTGCGCACGAACTCTAG
- the dacB gene encoding D-alanyl-D-alanine carboxypeptidase/D-alanyl-D-alanine-endopeptidase has translation MLALALAATLVQSDLRDVLNDPALEGAIAGICVMTLDGEVVFENLGDTRLVPASNQKILSTIYALNALGVQHRPQTRFWRTGESVYVDAPGSPTMTKEQLLKAREALGNPTDAAINVRQAYQPKVPPSWEFDDLPHRYAARVTAFSFDRGGLEIWAENREVVQLDPAYKVVVRGVGGDGAPKVTYDPWTRVATVSGRLPKARNLIEAFAMPDPAATAARFLGGTLVNTDKPPPRREPDFVVVGPPILRTVQDCLERSDNNHAENLMLMAASASEPLGDSEYREASSRMKKFLVDVVGIRQIDVKPVDASGMSRQNLVTPKAICQSLAWAHRQPWGEQYLVALAAGGEGTLGSRLKTSTFIGKTGTLNAVVCLSGYVRSGSGETLIVSMLFNHTVVPARRVRAVQDRLIDAIERGL, from the coding sequence ATGCTCGCGCTTGCTCTGGCTGCCACCCTCGTCCAATCGGATTTACGAGACGTCCTGAACGACCCCGCGCTCGAAGGCGCAATAGCAGGAATCTGCGTCATGACGCTAGACGGCGAAGTCGTGTTCGAAAACCTCGGCGATACGAGGCTCGTTCCTGCCAGCAACCAGAAGATTCTCTCGACGATCTATGCGCTCAATGCGCTCGGCGTACAGCACCGGCCCCAGACGCGCTTCTGGCGAACCGGAGAGTCCGTGTACGTCGACGCGCCCGGCAGCCCTACCATGACCAAGGAACAGCTCCTGAAAGCGCGAGAAGCTCTTGGCAACCCCACAGACGCAGCGATCAACGTGCGGCAGGCGTACCAACCGAAAGTGCCCCCTTCGTGGGAGTTCGACGATCTCCCGCATCGGTACGCAGCGCGCGTGACCGCCTTCAGCTTCGACCGCGGGGGACTTGAGATCTGGGCCGAGAACAGAGAGGTCGTCCAACTCGACCCCGCGTACAAGGTCGTCGTGCGCGGAGTTGGCGGCGATGGCGCGCCCAAAGTGACGTACGATCCGTGGACCAGGGTCGCTACGGTCAGCGGGCGTCTGCCGAAGGCGAGAAACCTCATAGAGGCGTTTGCGATGCCTGATCCGGCCGCCACCGCTGCGCGGTTCCTCGGCGGGACGCTGGTCAACACCGACAAGCCGCCGCCACGCCGCGAGCCCGATTTCGTCGTCGTCGGACCGCCGATTCTCCGAACGGTTCAGGACTGCTTGGAGAGAAGCGACAACAACCACGCGGAGAATCTGATGCTCATGGCGGCCAGTGCGTCAGAGCCGCTCGGCGACTCCGAATACCGCGAGGCGTCGTCGCGCATGAAGAAGTTCCTCGTCGACGTGGTCGGCATCCGCCAGATCGACGTGAAGCCGGTCGATGCCAGCGGCATGAGCCGGCAGAACCTGGTAACGCCAAAGGCGATCTGCCAGTCGCTCGCCTGGGCGCACCGTCAGCCCTGGGGCGAGCAGTACCTAGTAGCCTTAGCTGCCGGGGGCGAGGGCACGCTCGGCTCTAGGCTCAAGACAAGCACATTTATCGGCAAAACTGGCACGCTTAATGCTGTAGTATGCTTATCAGGGTACGTTCGTTCCGGCAGCGGCGAGACGTTGATCGTGAGCATGCTGTTCAACCACACCGTGGTACCGGCGCGACGAGTCAGAGCGGTTCAGGACCGTCTGATCGATGCCATAGAGCGAGGACTGTAA
- a CDS encoding zinc-dependent metalloprotease, with protein sequence MITARHLAIGIAAFSLFAGSAFATAQDADAKKEQEQTKEEEQEEKQEEKKNPDVEKYEKAIKDLEKHEGVFTLYLRKKDLLLELPEENLEKLFLAQATLHTGFTPFGGQSGDPVSSGPIDIYRWVKKDDRLLLVRPNTRFQWQADDPLAIASKRTFPEAILGSYKIEQKHPEKKLLLVNVTSFFHGTVFNLQRLVGAGVGGSASLDRNLSGVDTIKNYDKQTVVRMAMHFKSQGGGGEMAALFAMLGLSMPNHLEDSRSIPLKVTYSLWYREESDYRPRLADPRVGFFTQDSFSLARFDQRDRKQRYIVRFDLRKKNRSAKLSEPVEPIVWYIDTSVPQQYRPGVRAGILFWNDAFERLGYKNAVVVKDAPADDPNWDHADGRHNVIRWIVSESSAYAVALFRLDPLTGQVLNAAVNLDANFPVLVLQDFKLTLGHDAREAAALSRSAILRQAPGSIDAYEALMTGVDPRAAALRKTMNDLGWQRMACNYAEGLSKSAALGWAALKASGSKVAEEDYMHAFLADLIAHEVGHCLGLRHNFAASTQLSIDDMLDDEKVRTVGLSASVMDYTPVNTPAILRGEGVFFNAGIGVYDKWAIEYGYSDITAGSTEGELWGLNSIAKRSGEPGHIYLTDGDADGINPLAVRYDLGTDPLAWLETSNASNDLVRKYAINRLTKTGESYAYRNRLILSTILRPFRNGRTASRFVGGLEMRRQFKGDVNEQPTLKPVSAQSQRRAMKFIIDNCLMFDSLDLPRSVLLSFNEDPNGNRGASWIAPLRSIVATNQMMILATIMSARKTDYIIENAFKLAPQDRYTITEHYNALFAAVYKEIGLNKNITGVRRDLQRFMTESLIDQASAPDGFISDDVRVIAAQGLKRLKIRMTKQVEDADGMDEMTVMHLTDMADRIDRYMKRQISGRR encoded by the coding sequence ATGATCACAGCGAGACATTTAGCCATCGGAATCGCAGCATTCAGCTTGTTCGCCGGCAGCGCCTTTGCTACGGCCCAGGACGCCGATGCCAAGAAGGAGCAAGAGCAGACCAAGGAGGAAGAGCAGGAGGAGAAGCAGGAAGAGAAGAAGAACCCTGACGTCGAGAAGTACGAAAAGGCGATCAAGGATCTTGAGAAGCACGAAGGGGTCTTTACGCTGTACTTGCGAAAGAAGGACCTGCTGCTTGAACTGCCGGAAGAGAACTTAGAGAAGCTGTTCCTGGCCCAGGCGACGCTTCATACCGGCTTTACGCCGTTCGGCGGTCAGTCGGGCGATCCGGTATCGTCCGGCCCGATCGACATCTACCGGTGGGTCAAGAAAGACGACCGGCTGTTGCTCGTGCGTCCCAATACTAGGTTCCAGTGGCAGGCGGACGACCCGCTGGCGATCGCCAGCAAGCGAACGTTTCCTGAGGCGATCCTCGGTTCATACAAGATCGAGCAGAAGCACCCCGAAAAGAAGCTGCTGCTCGTCAACGTCACCTCGTTCTTTCACGGCACCGTCTTCAACTTGCAGCGCCTAGTCGGGGCGGGCGTCGGTGGGAGCGCATCGCTTGATCGAAACCTGTCAGGCGTCGACACGATCAAGAACTATGACAAGCAGACGGTGGTGCGAATGGCCATGCACTTCAAGTCGCAGGGCGGCGGCGGCGAAATGGCGGCTCTGTTCGCAATGCTCGGTTTGAGCATGCCGAACCACTTGGAGGACTCCAGAAGCATCCCCCTGAAGGTGACGTACAGCCTGTGGTACCGCGAGGAGTCTGACTATCGACCGCGGCTCGCCGATCCGAGAGTCGGCTTCTTCACGCAAGACTCGTTCAGCCTGGCGCGGTTCGATCAGCGAGATCGCAAACAGCGATACATCGTTCGGTTCGACCTTAGAAAGAAGAACCGCAGCGCGAAACTGTCAGAGCCGGTCGAGCCGATCGTGTGGTACATCGACACGTCGGTGCCTCAGCAATACCGTCCGGGCGTTCGAGCCGGAATCCTCTTCTGGAACGACGCTTTCGAGCGGCTCGGTTACAAGAACGCCGTCGTAGTGAAGGATGCGCCAGCGGACGACCCCAACTGGGATCACGCAGACGGTCGGCACAACGTCATCCGCTGGATCGTCAGTGAAAGCTCTGCTTACGCTGTCGCGCTGTTCCGGCTCGATCCGCTGACTGGCCAGGTGCTGAACGCAGCAGTCAACCTCGATGCAAACTTCCCGGTATTGGTGCTGCAAGACTTCAAGTTGACTCTCGGCCACGATGCCCGGGAGGCCGCCGCACTGAGCAGGAGCGCGATTTTACGCCAAGCGCCGGGCAGCATCGACGCTTACGAGGCGCTCATGACCGGCGTTGACCCGCGCGCCGCAGCGCTTCGAAAGACGATGAACGACCTTGGCTGGCAGCGCATGGCGTGCAACTACGCTGAGGGCCTGTCGAAGAGCGCTGCTCTCGGCTGGGCCGCCCTCAAGGCATCAGGCAGCAAAGTCGCCGAAGAGGATTACATGCACGCGTTCCTAGCCGACCTCATTGCGCACGAGGTCGGGCACTGCCTGGGTCTGCGGCACAATTTTGCGGCGTCGACGCAGCTCTCGATCGACGATATGCTGGACGACGAGAAGGTTCGAACAGTTGGACTCTCCGCCAGCGTCATGGACTACACGCCGGTGAACACGCCTGCGATACTCCGCGGAGAAGGAGTGTTCTTCAACGCAGGTATTGGCGTATACGACAAATGGGCGATCGAGTATGGCTACTCTGATATCACCGCAGGCTCCACCGAGGGCGAGCTGTGGGGACTGAACTCCATCGCAAAAAGGAGCGGTGAGCCGGGGCACATCTACTTGACCGACGGCGACGCGGACGGCATCAATCCGCTGGCGGTCAGATACGATCTCGGAACGGACCCGCTCGCCTGGCTCGAGACCAGCAACGCCAGCAACGACCTAGTTCGAAAGTACGCGATCAACCGCTTGACGAAGACAGGTGAGAGCTACGCGTACAGAAACAGGCTGATCCTGAGCACGATACTGCGACCATTTAGGAACGGACGGACCGCAAGCCGGTTCGTCGGCGGCCTCGAAATGCGACGACAGTTCAAAGGCGACGTCAACGAACAGCCGACGCTCAAGCCAGTCAGCGCTCAATCCCAGCGCAGAGCGATGAAGTTCATCATCGATAACTGCCTGATGTTCGACTCGCTGGATTTGCCTCGAAGCGTTCTACTTAGCTTTAACGAGGATCCGAACGGTAACCGAGGGGCAAGCTGGATCGCACCGCTCAGATCCATCGTCGCGACCAACCAGATGATGATTCTTGCGACGATTATGAGCGCTCGAAAAACCGACTACATTATCGAGAATGCATTCAAGTTGGCTCCTCAAGACAGGTACACGATCACAGAACATTACAACGCTCTGTTCGCCGCGGTGTATAAGGAGATCGGCCTGAACAAGAACATCACCGGCGTACGACGCGATCTACAGCGATTCATGACCGAGTCGCTGATCGATCAGGCGTCTGCACCGGACGGGTTTATCAGCGACGACGTGAGGGTCATTGCAGCGCAAGGACTCAAGCGGCTGAAGATCCGGATGACCAAGCAGGTGGAGGACGCAGACGGAATGGACGAGATGACTGTGATGCACCTCACCGATATGGCGGACAGAATCGACAGATATATGAAACGGCAGATATCGGGTCGCCGGTAG
- a CDS encoding twin-arginine translocase TatA/TatE family subunit, with amino-acid sequence MIQIDPVIALALPGGPEMIIILVIVLLLFGGTKIPQLMKGIGKGVGEFQSGLRHGKKMLDEAMDDAAKDSDKEERKPSLDDKKDTS; translated from the coding sequence ATGATTCAAATTGATCCTGTGATTGCGCTTGCCCTACCAGGTGGCCCTGAGATGATCATCATTTTGGTGATCGTCCTCCTGCTGTTCGGCGGCACGAAGATCCCGCAGCTCATGAAGGGCATCGGAAAGGGCGTCGGTGAGTTCCAGTCCGGCTTACGGCACGGCAAGAAGATGCTGGACGAGGCAATGGACGACGCTGCAAAGGATAGCGACAAAGAAGAAAGGAAGCCGTCTTTGGACGATAAAAAAGACACCAGTTGA